From Phaeodactylum tricornutum CCAP 1055/1 chromosome 11, complete sequence, one genomic window encodes:
- a CDS encoding predicted protein yields the protein MASPAAQSKAQALNARMETEARVLLDEIDKQHVRKVARSAYACAVSCYDKAGASGSPDALEVCVQNCQIPHQQAHAYVQNVRIYFLFAPIHSLFPTATKPNRRRLATLVIHSFVTFRYSQEVAQFQNRLNRSMQECQDKARDMMQPGYENDAKKMAKVEDALISCMAKTVDEHIRMLKPMKDRILTQLKK from the coding sequence ATGGCGAGCCCCGCAGCTCAATCCAAGGCTCAAGCCCTCAACGCCCGAATGGAGACGGAAGCACGGGTACTTCTGGATGAAATCGACAAGCAACACGTCCGCAAGGTCGCCCGATCGGCGTATGCCTGTGCCGTTTCTTGCTACGACAAGGCCGGAGCATCGGGAAGTCCCGATGCCCTCGAAGTCTGTGTGCAGAATTGTCAAATCCCCCATCAGCAAGCACATGCCTACGTCCAAAATGTAAGGATTTATTTTTTGTTCGCTCCCATCCATAGTTTGTTCCCAACTGCCACTAAGCCCAATCGACGACGTCTTGCTACTCTCGTAATTCATTCTTTCGTCACTTTTCGATACTCACAGGAAGTGGCGCAGTTTCAAAATCGTTTGAACCGATCGATGCAAGAATGCCAAGACAAGGCTCGTGACATGATGCAGCCTGGATACGAAAACGACGCCAAGAAAATGGCTAAAGTAGAAGACGCGCTTATATCATGCATGGCCAAAACGGTGGACGAGCATATTCGGATGTTGAAACCCATGAAAGATCGTATACTGACGCAATTAAAGAAATAA
- a CDS encoding predicted protein, translated as MPFALTMSSMTEKVLQNPKWPPEWPYSAEDFARQDESDDELFYESPRLVYHIDDAAVGALTQYYAEEFKDGDDVLDICSSWVCHYPNQWKGGKVVGLGMNEYELSQNPVLDSYVVKDLNKEPTIPFDDNSFDKVTCVVSVDYLNKPLEVFQEIGRVLRPGGECILSMSNRCFPTKAFRIWLQTSDLEHVFIAGSFFHYAEKFDPPSGKDISPNPGRSDPLFIVKAAKKK; from the coding sequence ATGCCCTTTGCACTCACAATGAGCAGCATGACCGAAAAGGTTCTCCAAAATCCCAAGTGGCCGCCGGAATGGCCGTATTCCGCCGAGGATTTCGCTCGTCAAGACGAAAGCGACGATGAACTTTTCTACGAAAGTCCAAGGCTAGTCTATCATATTGACGATGCCGCCGTCGGAGCCCTAACGCAGTACTACGCCGAGGAGTTTAAAGACGGCGATGATGTCCTCGATATTTGCTCCTCCTGGGTCTGTCATTACCCGAATCAATGGAAAGGAGGAAAGGTCGTGGGTCTGGGAATGAACGAGTATGAGCTCAGCCAGAATCCGGTGTTAGATTCGTACGTTGTCAAAGATTTAAACAAGGAGCCAACGATTCCCTTCGATGATAACAGTTTCGACAAGGTAACTTGCGTGGTCTCCGTCGACTATTTGAACAAGCCGTTGGAAGTCTTCCAGGAAATTGGTCGTGTGCTACGACCAGGTGGCGAATGCATTCTTAGCATGAGTAACAGGTGTTTTCCCACCAAGGCCTTTCGTATCTGGCTCCAAACGAGTGACTTGGAACACGTTTTCATTGCTGGGAGTTTCTTCCACTACGCTGAGAAGTTCGACCCTCCGTCGGGGAAAGATATTTCTCCAAACCCAGGCCGTTCCGATCCATTGTTTATAGTTAAAGCAGCTAAAAAGAAATAA